In one window of Microcaecilia unicolor chromosome 9, aMicUni1.1, whole genome shotgun sequence DNA:
- the LOC115477349 gene encoding L-lactate dehydrogenase B chain, translating into MAGVLDKLITPMVEDKNTLPTSKITIVGVGQVGMACCISILQQDLCDEMALVDILEDRLRGEMMDLLHGSVFLKTPKIVADKDYSVTANSRIVIVTGGVRQQEGESRLNLIQRNLNVFKCIIPQVVKYSPNCILLVVSNPVDILTYVTWKLSGLPKHRVIGSGCNLDSARFRYLMAEKLGVHPSSCHGFVLGEHGDSSVPVWSGVNVAGVSLQTLNPELGTDKDSENWKAVHKMVVESAYEVIKLKGYTNWAIGLSVADLTESIVKNLSRVHPISTMVKGMYGIESEVFLSLPCVLNAKGITGVINQKLKDEEIAQLRKSANTLWSIQKDLKDL; encoded by the exons ATGGCCGGCGTCCTTGATAAATTGATTACTCCCATGGTGGAGGATAAGAACACCCTGCCCACCAGCAAGATCACCATAGTGGGTGTGGGACAGGTTGGCATGGCCTGTTGTATCAGCATTCTCCAGCAG GATCTCTGTGATGAAATGGCACTGGTTGATATCTTGGAAGACAGACTGCGAGGAGAGATGATGGACTTGCTGCATGGAAGTGTCTTCCTTAAAACGCCCAAGATTGTGGCAGACAAAG ATTATTCTGTCACCGCAAACTCGAGGATTGTGATTGTCACTGGTGGGGTGCGTCAGCAGGAGGGAGAGAGTCGCCTGAACCTGATTCAGaggaatttgaatgtttttaaatGTATCATTCCCCAGGTGGTGAAATACAGTCCTAACTGCATTCTCCTTGTGGTTTCTAATCCAG TGGACATCCTCACATATGTGACCTGGAAACTGAGCGGACTGCCAAAGCATCGTGTCATCGGGAGTGGATGCAACTTGGACTCGGCCAGATTTCGCTATCTGATGGCAGAGAAGCTTGGCGTTCACCCGTCTTCCTGCCATGGTTTTGTGCTGGGAGAGCATGGTGACTCCAGTG TGCCTGTGTGGAGTGGTGTTAATGTGGCTGGAGTTTCCCTTCAGACCCTGAATCCGGAGCTTGGCACCGATAAGGACAGTGAAAACTGGAAAGCGGTTCATAAGATGGTGGTTGAGAG CGCCTACGAGGTGATAAAACTGAAAGGATATACTAACTGGGCTATTGGCCTCAGTGTGGCGGATCTCACCGAATCTATTGTGAAAAACCTCTCACGGGTTCATCCAATCTCCACCATGGTGAAG GGCATGTATGGCATTGAGAGCGAAGTCTTCCTGAGCCTCCCTTGTGTGCTCAACGCCAAGGGAATCACCGGTGTCATCAATCAAAAACTGAAGGATGAAGAGATAGCACAGCTGAGGAAGAGTGCCAACACCTTGTGGAGCATCCAGAAAGATCTGAAAGATCTGTAA